The following coding sequences lie in one Micromonospora sp. R77 genomic window:
- a CDS encoding RidA family protein, giving the protein MTVALVHVPELSDVAEYAYAATVSPARLVFTAGACPLDADGRTVAPGDHAAQARQVMANLATALAAAGARLTDVVKTTVYVATTDRADLVTVWEVVRDGFGDHDPPSTLLGVTVLGYPDQLVEVEAVAAVGEAS; this is encoded by the coding sequence GTGACCGTAGCCCTCGTCCACGTGCCCGAGCTCTCCGACGTCGCCGAGTACGCGTACGCCGCGACCGTCTCCCCGGCCCGGCTGGTCTTCACCGCCGGGGCCTGCCCGCTGGACGCCGACGGTCGTACCGTCGCGCCCGGCGACCACGCCGCGCAGGCCCGACAGGTGATGGCCAACCTGGCGACCGCCCTGGCCGCCGCCGGGGCCCGGCTGACCGACGTCGTCAAGACCACGGTGTACGTCGCCACGACCGACCGGGCCGACCTGGTGACCGTCTGGGAGGTGGTCCGGGACGGCTTCGGCGACCACGACCCGCCGAGCACCCTGCTGGGGGTGACCGTGCTGGGCTACCCCGACCAGCTCGTCGAGGTCGAGGCCGTCGCCGCCGTCGGCGAGGCGAGCTGA
- a CDS encoding O-acetyl-ADP-ribose deacetylase has translation MRITLVEGDITAQQVDAIVNAANSSLLGGGGVDGAIHRRGGPAILAECRALRASRYGRGLPTGQAVATTAGNLPARWVVHTVGPVHTAGEDRSALLRDCYANSLRVADELGAATVAFPLISAGIYGWPVDDAVRQALTVLRAATPAHVTEARLVLFGRDTYATAERIAAAG, from the coding sequence ATGCGGATCACCCTGGTCGAGGGGGACATCACCGCCCAGCAGGTCGACGCGATCGTGAACGCCGCCAACTCCTCGCTGCTCGGCGGTGGCGGGGTGGACGGGGCGATCCACCGCCGGGGCGGGCCGGCCATCCTGGCGGAGTGCCGGGCGCTGCGCGCCTCCCGCTACGGCCGGGGGCTGCCCACCGGGCAGGCCGTCGCCACCACCGCCGGCAACCTGCCGGCCCGCTGGGTGGTGCACACCGTCGGCCCGGTCCACACGGCCGGCGAGGACCGCTCGGCGCTGCTGCGCGACTGCTACGCCAACAGCCTCCGGGTCGCCGACGAACTGGGCGCGGCCACCGTGGCCTTCCCGCTGATCTCCGCCGGCATCTACGGCTGGCCGGTCGACGACGCGGTACGCCAGGCGCTGACGGTGCTCCGCGCGGCGACCCCGGCGCACGTCACCGAGGCGCGCCTGGTGCTCTTCGGCCGCGACACGTACGCCACCGCCGAGCGGATCGCCGCCGCCGGCTGA